In the Rhinolophus ferrumequinum isolate MPI-CBG mRhiFer1 chromosome 12, mRhiFer1_v1.p, whole genome shotgun sequence genome, ACCAAAGTAGTTTTCTCAAGATGCTTTGATTAAATAGGGGAGGTGAGGTATACAATTAGGATATGAGGCGGAAGGTGCTTGGCATCCAACAGAGGCACAAACAAAAGGCTAAAGAAGTTAGGGGTGGTGACCTCCAGTTAATGGGGAAGAATggagaatgaaggaatgaatgaaagcatgTTGCTTAAGCATTCCCTATTATGTCAGGCCCTTGACTAGGAAAACTGTTACACGTTATCTGGGTTAATCTTGGGCAATTAACCTTAGCCTTTCACACTTGAAGAAACTGGTCAACTGATCAACTGGTTGAAGTGTCCCTGCCCACTGCTCCTGTGGGGGCCTGTCTTGCCCTGGCATGGCACTTACCACACATTATGTAATTGCTTATTTGTGCCCCCAATAGACTGTGAGCCTGACTCCCAGGGTAGGGATGGTATTGGCTTCAACACAGTTGTATCCACGTTATATCCAGCAGACCAGACTCAGCAAGATACCCGGCATATAGTAGGTTCACTGTAAATATGTGTTGGAAAACAGGCAgacacaaaggaaggaaggaaaatagacaAACAGAAAGTTTCAGGAAAATCTCCAAGATAGTACAGCTAGGAAATGGTGAAGTAAGGTTCAAACCCATGTATTCTATCCAAATTTCATACTTTTCCACATATCCCACTTGTGGTGTAATGGGTAGGGGTGAGCTGGTCTTGGCAGGAAAGACACAGAGCCAGCTGCCAGGAAATCTGGCCCTAGTCTCTGCTGCACAGTGCTTACTGGCTTTGGGCACATCTGTCCCCTCTCTGGGCCAACCAAAGGGTGTTCCTGGGGAAAACGTGAACTCCAGGACAGCCTGTAGGTGTAGGGAAGGAGGAACAGACCAAGCTCTGCCCAACCCCCTTCAACAACACAGCCCCTCTTATTTTTGAGCTTTTGAGGGGAATATTTCTGGGACATGAAAGTCTGAGGCACCTGAGGGTGGGGTTCCCCCTGGGTCTCCCATGCCTGCCAGTTCTGATCCTCCGGCTGCCATGCAGGGCTCAGTGATGTCCCTTTGTCCCTACAGGATGGAGGGCAACGATGTGGAATACATCCTCCCTACCGAAACAAGATATGTTGGGGAAATGAAGGACGGCATGTTTCACGGCCAAGGAACCCTGTACTTCCCCAGCGGGAGCCGATATGAAGCCATTTGGGAAAAGGGATTGGTCGTTAAGGTGAtcagcctggggagggggctACGGAGGGGAAAGCCTCGGACAGGAAGAACCCCTGCTGACGCATGCAGCACCCAGACTGCCCCACAGGgtgccctcttctcccctcctctcGATCTCCAGGGCTCTGGGTCCTCTCCCTTTGGATCCAGAGGGGCCCCTCGAGAGGCCATAATGAGTCTGAATCCTGTTAAACCactaattgtgtgaccttgggcccaTGACTTCCCCTTTCTGAGATTCCTGTTCCTTGTTTAATAAATTGGGGACGAgagttgtattagtttcctattgctgctataacaaattactacaaactcagtgccttaaaacaacagaaacttaccTTACAGTTGTGGAAGTCAGAAGTCTCAAATAGGTCAGCAGGGCTGTATTCCTCCTGGAGGCTCTATGGGAGGATCCATCTcgttgccttttccagcttctggaagctgcctccattccttggcttgtggccactcATCACTCTGACCTCCGCTTCCGTCATCACATCTTCTCTCCCTCTGCGTTTGGTATCACCTTGTCTTCTATCTCTCTGActctcttgcctccctcttataaagacCGTTGTGATTACATTACCCCTCCCCCaaataatccagggtaatctcaCCACTTTAAGATCCTTACTGAATCACATCTGCAACGTCCCTTTTGCCATGTTTAGTCAACAGATTCAGAGGTTGCAGCACTTAGACGTGGGTATGTTTGGGGGCCATCATTCAGCCTGTCACAGTAGTACTCGGCACCTCCTAGGATGGCTGTGAGAGTCAATGAGGCAGCATGTGTGAGTGCTTTGCTCAGTACCTGCTCACAGTAAGCACTCAGCAAGTGTTTGCTTGTACTGTTACTGCCATCATGATACGTCATCTCCTCCAAAGATTCTTAATCTTGAATTTGTGGGGCCACGGATAGAATTGACGGAGTCAGTGAAAACTCCTGATTTGTACAGAAAAGTTTCTCTGCGTGTGGGACCAGAGTTTTCTTTGGAGGAAGGATCCATAGCGTTCATCAGTTTCACTAAGGGTGTGTACCGGGCTGGCTCATGACCTAAAAAAGATTCAGAAACACTCCTTGTTTTACAGATTGGAGAATCTAAGCCCCAGGAAGGGGATgtgatttacccaaggtcacacggtGAATTAATAGTATTGGAATTTCCACCCATGTTTCCTGATGCTCAGGCCAATGCGATGCCTGCATCCTGGGCTTCCTCTAGCACGAAGGCAGCAAAAGCAAAATGTACGTGTTTGGACAAAGGGCTGTGGTGGATGATGGCTCTGACCTTTTTAACTATAATAACCTTAAAAGGATGCTAGCAACTTAACattcattgagtgcttactatatgccaggcactatgctacaTGCTTTACAGGTATGATCTCGTTGAATCAACCCTATTaagtaggtaccattattatcctaattttacaaataggaaaCCAAGGGCTAGAGAAGGTAGGTCACCTGCCCAGAGTCACATAGTGAGTTGCCATTTTTGAGTGCCAGGCACCGAGGTAAGCACGTTATATCCATTCCTTCTCATCGTCACAGCCATAATAACTATGACGGTATCACTTCTTTTCTGTGGCAATGAGAAAGCCGCCTCTTCCCTGATGTACGTCCATCCTTGGCAGAGGACAGACTTCCTCAGACACCCCCGTGTGCTCCTTGGCTTCCAGGGCACGTACACCTTCTCGGATGGGCTGCAGTACGAAGGAAAGAACTGGCATTACTGCGACACCTACGATCGAAGGTTTTACACCGAGATGTGCCATGGCTTGAAGCCTACAGGTAACCAGGCACCCTCCCTTTCCTTCACACCCAAACTGAGAGGGAAACGAAAGACAGTTTTAAGTAAGTGGGCCATGGCCTATTAAAGTAACCCAAGAGAGGAGAGGAATGGCCCAGGGGCCACAGAACGCCAAAGAGCCAGGTTCTGGAGCCAGAAAGGGCAGACAGTATATACAAATTGGCAGATGGGAAAATGACTTGGCGAACTGTGAAAATTAACTTACGAGATAACGTGGTGTAGTTGACAAAGCGTGGAGCCAGGAGGTCTCGGTTAATAGCCAAACAGCCTGAGCAAGTCCACCTCTCTGAAGGCAGAAGCGTCCAGAATGCACCGGGGTTGGAGTCAGGCTCACCTGAGCTCAagccctggctgtgtggccttggtcaGTTAGTTGAACACGTGagcctccttctctccttttgctTTCCTGACACTCCACTCTCCCATTTTGTTCCTATCCCCAGACTCTTTGCCAGCTCCTCCCCCCTATTATTAATTTTGGGGTTCCCCAGGGCTCTCTGGCTTAGGCCTTCTTCTGTTATCATTCTGTACCCTCTCCCTAAACAAGCGGATTTACTTCTAAGCCTTCAgttaccatcagcttccaaaCTGAAATCAAACTCCCGAGCCTCAGATTCCTgcatccagtttccccaacacctaTATTTGCCCATCACTCAATTGTCTGCACTCAATTTGTTACCTCCCCACTAGCCCACTGTCCCCCAGGGATTGTTCCCTCAGAGACCGTCACTCTCAGCCCCCCACTCCCCAGACAAGCCTAATCCTGCAGTCCATCACCTGGTCCTACGGATTCTGCCTCTTAAATAtattccactcattcattcatttactgagcacctccaCATGCCAAGCCGGGTTTCCTTATCTTTTCTGCCTCTGCCCTGTTCCAGACCTCCATCCCtcatcctctcccttccttcGCCTGGTCTCCCAAGATCCATGCTTGGCCCCCCTGTGGGCCAATCGCAACTCTGCAGCCATTTTCGTCTTTGAAAAACCGGAATCTGATTGCCAACCTCCCCTctcgcccacccccacccccccccacacacacacccccttcgGTGCCCCTCACTACACTGAAGATAAGGTTCCAGATTCTTAAAATGACTTGCATTCTCTGACTTCTGATGTCCCCAGCTTCATCCCGCGCTACCCACCCTTCtcaaattttctctctcctcccttgccAGGCTTGCTTTCTCTCTATTCCTCGAAAAGACCATGCTCTTTCCTGCcattccttctgtctggaatgctcgAACCCTCTCTCTTAACCTAAGTAACTCTTTCCCATCCTTCAGGTCGCAGCTTAATGGCCTTTTTCTCGGCCGCCTTCCCAGACTAGAGCAGGTCTCCCTGTGGCATATCACAGAGCAGCCGTGGGTTTCGCCCGGGTTCTATCCTGAGAGCTCCGTGTCTCTCTTCCTGAGCCgactgtgagctccctgagggcagggtctctgtctcactcactgctgtgtccccagtgcctaggacattgcctggcacctagtaggtgctcaataaggaGTTGATATCAAACGGGTGGTAATATTGACATCAcagtgtgggggggtggggtgcacTTAGGAGAGTTAAGGTGACCGCATTTACATTTCCTGAGCTCCTGTTCTGTGTCAGACATTGGCTGGGCCCCAGGCGACCAAGAGCTGAGAGGACAGTCTCTGTCTTCAAAAAGCTGCCAGTCCAGATGCCACCTGAGAAGCTTGTAAATGGCTCCTCCTGGGTTAGTTATGACGGGGTTGGGACTTTGTCTCGGGCTCTTCACCCCAGCCAAGGCCTGAAGACCCCTAGCCAAAGGCCCTCAGATCTCACATAGCGGCTAGTTTTGCCAAAGCTGGGCCTCTGCCAGACTTGAAGGCAGTGCCACaccttccctgtccccttcctttctccttctgtgaCTCCCAGCAGAGCAGTTTGATCCTAAGCACCCGCTTCCTTCCCAAGTCACTCAGCACTCTGCAGCAGACCtctccaaccaacagccatctCTAGACATCGGTAGGGGAGGGAGAGGGTTACGGCTgccccttcacctctctgagcatcTGTGAGATGGGCAGGAGCATGAGGCTTTAGGGAGAGAATGGCTGGAAGGCACTTGGCATGGAGTATGTGCTCAGTAATCATTAGCATATGGTGTACTAGTTATCATCATTAaccaacataagagcacctactatgtgcaggacCCTGAGCTGTGAGCATAGTGCTGTGTGCTCGGTAGGCATCCAGCCCTCAGTCCAGAGGACAGAGAATTATAGGAACCACAAATTAGAACCCGAGAAGTTATTGATTCTAAACTGTACCCTTTGCTCAGGCCTTTGCATTCCAAGATATGTAACACACAGAGTGGCATGGCCTGAAAGGTGCACCGACTTCTCGTTCTTTCATGCTGTTTCCAATGTCCCCAGTCTTGACAGTGGTGCCCAGGCCCTCTCCTCCCCTGATGTTGGCAGCTTAACATATAGGTTACAAAGCTGGGTATCTTCCTAGCTGGAtaaccttggccaagttacttgacctgtctgagcctcagttttcttatctgtaaaatggagtacagggttgctgtgagaattaagtgaaatagtaGGAGTCAAGCGCTGAACACAATACCTGCTACATAACAAGCACTCAACAAGTGGTAGCTATGATGGTAATTTTGGTGAGAGTCAAGGTTCTCCATTACCTAATCCCTGTTAGCTGACCCATTTCTCTCCTACCATCCTTCCTTATACGTGCCCTGCTCCACAGGATTCCTGAGTAAAGCCTGATGGCTCACACCTCCGGCCTGTGCCCACACTTTGACTGCCATCCCCTGCTAGACATGCCTTCTAGCCATAGACATGGCCGACTCGGAGAGATGCTCAGGCTCTCCCGGACTCCAGAAATTGTGCCCTTGTCATGGTGTCCCTAGAAATGGAAGATGGCGTCAAAGAAAGATGACAGAAGTCTAGTTCCCAAGACCCGCCTCACGGAGCCATTTTCAGGAAGCTCCTTCAGGGCGCTGCTCCTTCTGCTTTTGCTCCGCACCCTCAATGGGGAGTGTTTAGGCCGACAGAAGGACCAACATTCACATGGGCTACCAGCCAAAAGTGGACTTGCGCGGGGACCGGGTTTGAATCTGGCCTTGGTGGTGAGGTAATTATCCATTATATCCTTTCAAGGTATCGCTCAACTCACCAATGACGACCCGCCTAGAAAAATCCCTGAAGGCTGTTACGACTGTGGAGACGGCTTCTATAACCCGACCACGAGGATCGTCAAGGACTATAAGAATCGCTTTCTGAGAAATGCAGGTATGTTTCTTCTGACGCCCTGTGACACATGTGTTCTCCTCTCTCATCCACACACAGGTTTGTGCATGTGTCCACACACAggtttgtgcatgtgtgcacacacatacatgcatttGGTGAGAAAAGCTTTTGCCAACGAAAGACAAAAATGGATTCTCTGACTGTTTCGCTATTTGGAATTCTCATgtctatctatatgtatgtatctatatgtaaATCTATATGTATGTAGTCATAACACTAGTGGTCTGACTATGACAGCACGTAAGGATAGCactgaaaagattaaaatacttatttttgcaTGCTCCCCTTCAACTCATATGtaatgaacacctactatgtgctatatCTATCTATGCTAGATATAAGCACTGAAACTTGGCAAAGCTCGACACAAACCCCCTTCCTTTATGTAGAGGGTAGCAGACAAGTGCTATAAACACCTGATTACATTCCAGAATAAGCACAATGAAAGGGAGAAACATGGCCCTAGTTGGGGAGATGGGGGAGGTGTTGGCGGGTCCCAGAGAGGTGGGAATGATGCTGTGGCAGCACAAAGAAGGGCTTCCTAATCGAGAATTGGAAATTCAGAAGGTTTCAAGAAGGAAATGACAGCGAAGCTGAGGCCCAAAGAATAATTGGGAGTTGACCACAAGTCTTGGGAAGAGGTTTTCCAGCCAGAGGAGACAGCCCCCCTAAAGGCCTAAGCATGAGTGATACATGAGGTCCAAGAAGGCTGGCTGGCCCCTCAGCCAGTAGAGGACCTTGGAGGTTCCAGAACCTCCGTTTGGTGAGTCAACACAAGCTGATTGTGACCAAACTCACAGGAGGCCACTATCCACCTAAGAAcatgaacattttcctttcacaTGGTGATTCCtaaactttctcttttctggaGTCACAGTCCCACTAGGAATAACAAAAACTGGGGACGCTTTTCCTAGGAAAGcgcccacacatgcacacacacaagtatacatgtgcgcacacacacacacgcgcgtgcgAGATCTGCATATAATCTTAGAGGTTAATGGTCCCTCTAATGACCCAGGTCAAGAAACCCTGctctataatgaaaaagaaactgcCAGGTAGACCAGAAGGCCCGTACTGGCTGCTGAAATCTCTCCCTCTGCGAAAATTTATGCAGTAAGGTGGCatttcctctcccacccacccccgtATAAATTAGTTGGGAGATAGGGAAGCAGGATTCCCAGGAACATATTTTGGGAATTTTATGTTAGTATAATCTTTCTTCAGTTGTAGTACAATGCAACTGACCCATTTTTCgctttgttttttagttttgaaCTGTATTCCAGTCTTGCCTCACTGAGGTGACATCCTGGTCCCATAGAGATTTAtagtctagtgggggagacagacacagaCGCATACAATCACAATATAATGTGACGTGGGCCCTGGTGGCGGCAAGGCCCGGAGGGCGCGGGGGTATTGAGGACGAGGaattgatcacctggctgagacGGAGGGTGTCGGTCAGAAGAAAAGTTCCCAGAAACAAAAGTAATGTATCTTAAAGAAGGAGTAGGGTTTCACAAACAGAAATGGTGGGGAAGGACGTTCCAGGCAGCGgtaacagcatgtgcaaagacacAGAGGCTTGTAAAAGCACGGTGTCACTGAGGAATCAGAAATCGTGTTACAAAAATCCTGTGGGCAAAAGCCATGCTTGATGATAAACTTTAAAGTGCATTATGTGAAAGAATAGATGGAATTTAGAGGATTTTTAGgccagtgaaaatactctgtatactataatgatggatacaggtcattatacatttgtccaaacccatagagtgtacaccaccaagagtgaaccgtgatgtaaactgtggactttgggtgattacaATGTGTCAGTGTTGGTTCATCAATTGTTACAAATGTATGGCTCTGGTGGAGATGTTGACAATGGGGGAAGTTATGCATGGGGGGGccgggggtatatgggaaatatctgcaccttcctcttaattttgttgtgaacctaaaactgctcttaaaaaaataaagtctttagaaaaatgtgtcaTGGGAAGGGAAGGCCATTCTTAGGAAGTTTGGAGAAGGACGGACTCTGGTGATTGGTCCACAAATACTTGCTGACGACTTGCTATGGGTCTAGCTCAGTGTTAGGCATGAAGCTGGTAGCAGTGTCATAGAATCTTCTCTCAAGGAGCAGGAGAAATGGACAGTGAAATGGATCCTAACAACACAGAGTTTCTGCAGGAGAACCTAGGAGGGATACCTAACCCTGGAGGCCAGCAGGCTCGGGAGGTTTCCTGGAAAAAGCACGATCTAATGTGAAACCTAAAGAACAGCAGGCAAGTGCAGCAGGGTTGGGAAGAGTGTTAAAAGCAGAGGAGCCAgatagctccgttggttagagtgtggtgctcttaacaacaaggttgccggttcgatccccacatgggtcactgtgagctgcaccctccacaactagattgaaacaactacttgacttggagctgctgggtcctggaaaaacacacttaaataaataaaagttaaaaaaacaaagccagagggaacagcatgtgcaaaggatTAGAGATGTGGGAGAACTCTGCATTCTAGGGGGGCTACCAAGTAGTTTAGGAGATGTCAGGGGAAGGAGGCAAAGGAGGAAGCCCAAGAGGTGGAAAGGAGGAAATACGGTGGGTATCTTTTCATTTGAGGGCAGTGGGGAGCAAGGAAATGTTTCAGGCAGGTAGATATACTGTCATTGATATGTCCTT is a window encoding:
- the MORN5 gene encoding MORN repeat-containing protein 5 isoform X2, giving the protein MQYTGSKYIGEYVHGRMEGNDVEYILPTETRYVGEMKDGMFHGQGTLYFPSGSRYEAIWEKGLVVKGTYTFSDGLQYEGKNWHYCDTYDRRFYTEMCHGLKPTGIAQLTNDDPPRKIPEGCYDCGDGFYNPTTRIVKDYKNRFLRNADDDEHEWIIRTCRKGWDEIVGHRPKL
- the MORN5 gene encoding MORN repeat-containing protein 5 isoform X1 yields the protein MQYTGSKYIGEYVHGRMEGNDVEYILPTETRYVGEMKDGMFHGQGTLYFPSGSRYEAIWEKGLVVKKAASSLMYVHPWQRTDFLRHPRVLLGFQGTYTFSDGLQYEGKNWHYCDTYDRRFYTEMCHGLKPTGIAQLTNDDPPRKIPEGCYDCGDGFYNPTTRIVKDYKNRFLRNADDDEHEWIIRTCRKGWDEIVGHRPKL